One region of Spiroplasma endosymbiont of Asaphidion curtum genomic DNA includes:
- a CDS encoding transposase family protein: MTLSYWREYRTYFHLGKSFDISEASCYRNIKWIEDILIKHPDFQQLAGKKALINDYFNDKTIIIDATETPIQRPKKDKNNLIQEKRKNTLLKHK; this comes from the coding sequence ATGACTTTATCATATTGACGAGAATATCGTACTTATTTTCATCTTGGTAAAAGTTTTGATATTAGTGAAGCTAGTTGTTATCGAAATATCAAGTGAATTGAAGATATTTTAATCAAACATCCTGATTTTCAACAACTTGCTGGTAAAAAAGCATTAATAAATGATTATTTTAATGATAAAACAATTATTATTGATGCTACAGAAACACCCATTCAACGCCCAAAAAAAGACAAAAACAATCTTATTCAGGAAAAAAGAAAAAACACACTATTAAAACACAAGTAA